A genomic window from Gemmatimonadaceae bacterium includes:
- a CDS encoding thioesterase family protein, translating to MRTHRTDVQLRFGDTDALGHINNASFASYAELGRLDFLSTLGGSVRSLILASLYIDFRRQVALGDRVRVESWVEKLGRTSMTLAQTIYANDARAADVKSVVVHFDYDTNTAKELTEGMREVLAPFVSS from the coding sequence ATGCGCACGCATCGCACCGACGTTCAACTGCGCTTCGGCGACACCGACGCGCTCGGCCACATCAACAATGCGAGCTTCGCGTCATACGCCGAGCTCGGGCGACTCGACTTCTTGTCGACGCTCGGCGGGTCGGTGCGGTCGCTCATCCTCGCGAGCCTGTACATCGACTTTCGCCGTCAGGTCGCGCTCGGCGACCGCGTGCGCGTCGAGTCGTGGGTGGAAAAGCTCGGCCGCACGAGCATGACACTCGCGCAAACGATCTACGCGAACGACGCGCGTGCGGCCGATGTCAAGTCTGTTGTGGTGCACTTCGATTACGACACGAATACGGCGAAGGAGTTGACGGAGGGAATGCGGGAAGTGCTGGCGCCTTTCGTGTCATCCTGA
- a CDS encoding helix-turn-helix transcriptional regulator, which translates to MTPSRRRERDPNALLPLKPIELLILTMLSVGDRHGYGLRQDIVDQTEGRIALEAGNLYRHVRKLQADGLVDETEPRLVDADADERRIYYRLLPFGRHVLAAEMYRLRALMRIAEANRVLVPGRP; encoded by the coding sequence ATGACGCCAAGCCGCCGCCGCGAGCGCGACCCGAACGCGCTGCTGCCGCTCAAACCCATCGAGTTGCTGATCCTCACCATGCTGAGCGTGGGCGACCGGCACGGCTATGGGCTGCGCCAGGACATCGTCGACCAAACCGAAGGGCGCATCGCGCTCGAGGCGGGGAATCTCTATCGCCACGTTCGGAAGCTGCAGGCGGATGGCCTGGTCGACGAGACGGAGCCGCGCCTGGTCGATGCGGATGCGGACGAACGGCGCATCTATTACCGCCTGCTGCCATTCGGGCGCCACGTCCTCGCGGCGGAGATGTATCGCCTTCGCGCGCTCATGCGCATCGCCGAGGCGAATCGCGTACTCGTGCCGGGGCGGCCGTGA
- a CDS encoding DUF1761 domain-containing protein, which translates to MPSHVNYVAVLVTAVVIFMLGGLWYSKALFAKQWVALQGKTMEDFETEGKKGATPVMLLQVFICGLVVAYVVAVIENHFINLTIARGLMVGVLLWLVAGVTSYGTGLFSFQRRGLWMINSGYNLVSMVVAGIILAAWR; encoded by the coding sequence ATGCCATCGCATGTCAACTACGTCGCCGTCCTCGTTACCGCCGTCGTCATCTTCATGCTCGGCGGCCTGTGGTACTCGAAAGCGTTGTTCGCGAAGCAGTGGGTCGCGCTGCAGGGCAAGACGATGGAAGACTTCGAAACGGAAGGAAAAAAGGGCGCGACGCCCGTCATGCTCCTGCAGGTCTTCATCTGCGGGCTGGTGGTGGCGTACGTCGTCGCGGTGATCGAAAACCATTTCATCAATCTCACGATCGCGCGCGGACTGATGGTCGGGGTGCTGCTCTGGCTCGTCGCCGGCGTTACGAGCTACGGCACGGGACTTTTCTCGTTTCAGCGCCGCGGACTGTGGATGATCAACTCCGGGTACAATCTGGTGTCGATGGTCGTGGCGGGAATCATTTTGGCGGCGTGGCGGTGA
- a CDS encoding MFS transporter, translated as MDEPPSPAEPRLPIRLLSFTAGAVVANLYYSQPLLPEIGRTFGLTNGRVGLVSTASQLGYAVGLLFFVPLGDIIERRKLIVVLLWCVAASLAASAIAPNVMLLAAASFAVGVTTVVPQLVIPFAAGLVDASSRGRVVGRVMGGLLIGILAARVVAGAVGAIAGWRTMFALAAGLMVALAFALARALPREAQRAHVPYPALMRSLVTVAREQPVVRDAGAIGALCFLGFSAFWTTLAFRLELAPLHYGSAVAGAFGLVGIVGASAAPLVGKLADRRSPRATVGVGLGIIAASFLIFALGGATLAGLIAGVILLDAGMQAVGVSNQTRIYRLPAEQHSRLNTVYMVTYFAGGSIGSALGVWAWGQWRWTGVCTAALASIVAAALVYWRGRTTL; from the coding sequence ATGGACGAACCGCCGTCGCCCGCCGAACCACGGCTTCCCATCCGCCTGCTCTCGTTCACCGCGGGCGCCGTCGTCGCGAACCTCTACTATAGTCAGCCGCTCCTGCCCGAGATCGGCCGCACGTTCGGGCTGACGAACGGACGCGTCGGACTCGTCTCGACGGCATCGCAGCTTGGCTACGCGGTCGGGTTGCTCTTCTTCGTCCCACTGGGCGACATCATCGAGCGGCGGAAGTTGATCGTCGTGCTGCTGTGGTGTGTCGCGGCGTCGCTCGCCGCGTCGGCGATCGCGCCGAACGTCATGCTTCTCGCCGCCGCGAGCTTCGCCGTCGGCGTCACGACCGTGGTCCCGCAGCTGGTGATTCCATTCGCCGCGGGACTCGTCGATGCGTCGAGTCGCGGGCGCGTCGTCGGACGCGTGATGGGCGGACTGCTCATCGGCATTCTGGCGGCGCGGGTCGTCGCCGGCGCGGTCGGCGCAATCGCCGGCTGGCGCACGATGTTCGCGCTCGCGGCGGGGCTCATGGTGGCGCTCGCGTTTGCACTCGCGCGTGCGCTGCCCCGCGAGGCACAGCGCGCGCACGTGCCGTATCCCGCACTCATGCGATCGCTCGTCACCGTCGCGCGCGAACAGCCGGTGGTGCGCGACGCCGGCGCGATCGGCGCGCTCTGCTTCCTGGGCTTCAGCGCGTTCTGGACGACGCTCGCGTTTCGGCTCGAGCTGGCGCCGCTGCACTACGGCAGCGCGGTCGCCGGCGCGTTCGGGCTCGTCGGGATCGTCGGCGCGTCGGCGGCGCCGCTCGTCGGCAAACTCGCCGATCGACGCAGCCCGCGCGCGACCGTTGGAGTCGGACTCGGCATTATTGCCGCGTCATTTTTGATATTTGCGCTTGGCGGCGCAACGCTCGCCGGGCTGATCGCCGGCGTGATTTTGCTCGATGCGGGCATGCAGGCGGTGGGCGTGTCGAATCAGACGCGGATCTATCGCCTGCCGGCGGAGCAGCATAGCCGATTGAACACCGTGTACATGGTCACCTACTTCGCGGGCGGATCGATCGGCTCGGCGCTCGGCGTCTGGGCGTGGGGCCAGTGGCGATGGACGGGCGTTTGCACGGCGGCGCTGGCCTCGATCGTGGCCGCCGCCCTGGTCTACTGGCGGGGGCGGACAACCCTTTAG
- a CDS encoding ABC transporter permease, which yields MSGAAERWYARLLWLYPAEFRRRYARAMLDFHRDRVAAARQRGESMLLLWTSTVLDVIVTAAAERLRPLTTRSTREPVMQTMIQDIEYGLRGFRRRPAFAAIIIATIALGVGVNAAIFSVVSGILLRPLPYPHAEQVFSFSHEAPTWLSSEPDFIDYKRGMKTLSGLAAYTRGNATLTAAATPERVRAIRATEEFFPVLQVKPLLGRTFVSEEYGPRIAPSVVLSYGLWQRDFGGDRRVLGQRVQIEGVARTIVGVMPPNFAYPEARTDLWMPMQRFRVDSAGDRQNNYLFMVGRLKPGVSLERALVEAKGVAGRIMAAEPNRFDPKRPLTPHFSSVNDDVVGSTRPYLLSLLGAVGFVLLIACANVANLLLVRGEARRREMAVRSALGASPRRLATQLLTESVALSCIGGALGLLLAWSGDRALIALAPPSIPRLDEIGIDWRVLSFTAVVAMATGVLVGVMPAWRGSRSDPVSTLNEGGKTTAIDSGRGIARRGLVIAEVALAVMMLTGAGMLLRSLWHLEKAGVGFNPANVLTAKVSISPREYNDARAAVFFDQLVSRLRAVPGVREVGASGWLPVVDAGGLWGYRPEGGVFPDGRWPFAVPQQVTPGYFKAAGIPLYEGRSFTAQDRADGELVVVVSRKLAESAWPGASAIGKRIQLGGDDAPYLRIVGVVGDIRARGFGDVVEPTMYFAYAQSAKSAYFMPRSMALLLRVNGNPLGYTAQVNRVVHSLDANAPVSEVRTLEAVAGQSVAVRRFNTALLAGFAGLALLLAGIGAYGVISYGVSQRRFEIGVRRALGAADPSVMMLVMSDGLRLAGVGLVIGLAASIAAGRAIRAMLVDVPIVDAPSLAVTMAALIVVASLASLLPARRALRVNPAEALRGD from the coding sequence GTGAGCGGCGCCGCCGAACGGTGGTACGCGCGGCTGCTGTGGTTGTACCCGGCCGAGTTTCGGCGACGCTACGCGCGCGCCATGCTGGACTTCCACCGCGACCGTGTCGCCGCGGCGCGCCAGCGCGGCGAATCCATGCTCCTGCTTTGGACGAGCACCGTTCTCGACGTCATCGTCACCGCGGCGGCCGAACGCCTGCGGCCACTCACCACTCGCTCCACCCGCGAGCCCGTCATGCAAACCATGATTCAAGACATTGAATACGGCCTGCGCGGCTTTCGGCGACGGCCGGCCTTTGCCGCGATCATCATCGCGACGATCGCACTCGGTGTCGGCGTCAACGCGGCGATCTTCAGCGTCGTCAGCGGCATTCTCTTGCGTCCCCTGCCCTATCCGCATGCCGAGCAGGTGTTCTCGTTCAGCCACGAGGCGCCGACGTGGCTGAGTTCGGAACCGGATTTCATCGATTACAAGCGTGGGATGAAAACGCTGTCGGGCCTCGCCGCGTACACTCGCGGCAACGCGACGCTGACGGCCGCCGCGACGCCCGAACGTGTTCGCGCAATTCGGGCGACCGAGGAATTCTTTCCGGTACTGCAGGTGAAGCCACTGCTCGGGCGGACGTTCGTGAGTGAGGAGTACGGGCCTCGTATCGCGCCGTCGGTGGTGTTGAGCTATGGGCTGTGGCAGCGCGACTTCGGCGGCGATCGCCGCGTGCTCGGGCAGCGCGTGCAGATCGAAGGCGTCGCGCGAACGATCGTCGGCGTGATGCCGCCGAACTTCGCGTATCCCGAAGCGCGCACGGACCTCTGGATGCCGATGCAACGTTTTCGCGTCGACAGCGCCGGCGATCGGCAGAACAACTACCTGTTCATGGTCGGGCGTCTCAAACCGGGCGTGTCGCTCGAGCGGGCGCTGGTCGAAGCGAAAGGGGTCGCCGGCCGAATCATGGCGGCGGAGCCAAACCGCTTCGACCCAAAGCGACCGCTCACGCCCCACTTTTCGAGCGTGAACGACGACGTCGTCGGAAGCACACGACCGTATTTGCTGTCGCTGCTCGGTGCCGTGGGTTTCGTGCTGCTCATCGCGTGCGCGAACGTCGCGAACCTGCTGCTGGTGCGCGGCGAAGCGCGGCGGCGCGAGATGGCGGTGCGCAGCGCCCTCGGTGCCTCACCGCGGCGCCTCGCGACACAACTACTTACCGAGAGCGTTGCCTTGTCGTGCATCGGCGGCGCGTTGGGCCTGCTGCTCGCGTGGTCGGGCGATCGCGCGTTGATTGCGCTCGCGCCGCCATCAATCCCGCGCCTCGACGAGATCGGTATCGACTGGCGCGTGTTGTCGTTCACCGCGGTCGTAGCAATGGCGACCGGTGTGCTCGTTGGCGTGATGCCGGCGTGGCGTGGCTCGCGGTCCGATCCGGTGAGCACGTTGAACGAAGGCGGCAAGACCACCGCGATCGACAGCGGCCGCGGAATCGCGCGGCGCGGACTCGTGATCGCCGAAGTTGCGCTCGCCGTGATGATGCTGACCGGCGCGGGCATGTTGTTGCGCAGCCTGTGGCATCTCGAGAAGGCGGGCGTGGGTTTCAATCCCGCAAACGTGTTGACGGCGAAGGTCTCGATCTCGCCGCGAGAGTACAACGACGCACGCGCGGCGGTTTTCTTCGATCAATTGGTGAGTCGACTGCGCGCCGTGCCCGGTGTGCGGGAGGTCGGAGCGTCGGGATGGCTGCCGGTCGTGGATGCAGGCGGATTGTGGGGCTATCGTCCGGAAGGCGGCGTCTTTCCCGATGGGCGTTGGCCATTCGCGGTGCCGCAACAGGTCACGCCGGGATACTTCAAGGCGGCGGGCATTCCATTGTACGAAGGGAGATCGTTCACCGCGCAGGATCGCGCCGACGGCGAGCTCGTCGTGGTCGTGAGTCGCAAGCTCGCGGAGAGTGCGTGGCCGGGAGCGAGTGCGATCGGCAAGCGTATCCAGCTCGGGGGCGATGACGCGCCGTACCTTCGCATCGTCGGAGTCGTCGGCGACATCCGGGCGCGCGGCTTCGGCGACGTGGTGGAACCGACGATGTACTTCGCGTACGCTCAATCGGCGAAGAGCGCGTACTTCATGCCGCGGTCGATGGCGCTGTTGCTGCGCGTGAACGGCAATCCACTCGGCTACACGGCGCAGGTGAATCGCGTCGTGCATTCATTGGACGCGAATGCGCCGGTCTCGGAGGTGCGAACCCTCGAGGCGGTCGCGGGCCAGTCGGTGGCGGTGCGCCGATTCAACACCGCGCTGCTCGCGGGGTTCGCGGGGCTTGCGCTGCTGCTCGCGGGCATTGGTGCGTATGGCGTGATCTCGTACGGCGTGTCGCAGCGGCGATTCGAGATCGGCGTGCGTCGCGCGCTCGGCGCCGCCGATCCGTCGGTGATGATGCTCGTGATGTCGGATGGATTGCGGTTGGCGGGCGTCGGACTGGTCATCGGGCTGGCCGCATCGATCGCGGCCGGTCGTGCGATTCGGGCGATGCTGGTTGATGTTCCGATCGTCGATGCGCCGTCGCTCGCGGTCACGATGGCGGCGTTGATCGTCGTCGCTTCGCTCGCGTCCCTGCTTCCGGCGCGGCGAGCGCTGCGGGTGAATCCAGCGGAAGCGTTGCGCGGAGATTAA
- a CDS encoding glycosyl hydrolase, whose amino-acid sequence MSTFVHRPASAATDTVLAKGLRWRSIGPDHAGRSIAISGVKGQPKLGYAGATGGGLWKTTDGGASWTNITDGQIHSSSVGAVAVSETDPNIVFIGMGEAEIRGDIQPGDGVYKSTDAGKTWSHIGFSNSDAISHIRIHPTNPNIVFVSDFGKYGANSDERGIYKSTDGGKTWRRVLYKGPESGGIDVEIDRQNPNVMYAALWEAYRKEWQMSSGGPGSGMYKSTDGGETWTDITRNQGLPAGVDGKIGISVSPVDPNRVFALVENENGGLFRSDDAGATWTLVNNERRFRQRAFYYTHVFADTKNKDLVYVENVGTYRSRDGGKTFAQQNFAGGDSHDLWIDPDDDNHVLHAADPGGDVTFDALADNPTWSAKTYRTGQFYHVVATAHLPYFVCGSQQDASETCVSSAQPGGGRGFGGGRGNAAPETFSPGGSEDGYIAPDPRDPDIFYSGTNANGGGFLTKLNRRTGEVREVSPYPRMFSGEESAVIKERWQWTYPIVFSPVDKKTLYAGSQHVWKTTNGGDSWERISPDLTRHDPKTMGPSGGPITRDMNGPEVYAVVFSIAPSKRTTNVIWAGSDDGIISVTKDGGKSWSNVTPKDMPDFGRVSQIDASAFDSATAYVAVKRFLLDDKAPYVYRTHDMGRTWTKIVTGIRGDDFVHAVREDPTRKGLLYAGTQHGIYVSYDDGDHWESLNLNLADIPVWDLIVVDHDLAIATHGRGFYILDNIQPLRQYNAAAMASADPVLFKPADAIRSQPATIQYVLKQQAQAVRLEILDSKGQVIRSYPDTANAANAANAAGRGGRGAAPADSEAPAGRGGRGGRGGFGNVNPGRNAGLNSFAWDLRYAPATTFPNMILWGGSTNGPFAPPGKYTVRLTADNKTITQPLVVKRNPMHEATDADLQAQFALAIQLRDKVSEANKAVLEIRDVQRQVTDRLAKSQDAKLKSAGDKLTKDATAVEGDIYQVRNQSGQDPLNFPIKVNNRLASLLGVVSNTDAKPIASAYPIFNDLKAELKVQTDRLQQVMRTDLPAFNVEAKRLGLEPIVVSKPVVF is encoded by the coding sequence GTGTCGACGTTCGTTCATCGCCCGGCGTCCGCGGCGACAGACACCGTGCTGGCGAAAGGGCTTCGTTGGCGAAGCATTGGGCCCGACCACGCCGGGCGTTCGATCGCCATCAGCGGCGTGAAGGGACAACCGAAGCTCGGCTACGCCGGCGCAACCGGCGGTGGTTTGTGGAAGACGACCGACGGCGGCGCGTCGTGGACGAACATTACCGACGGGCAGATTCACAGCTCGTCGGTCGGCGCGGTCGCGGTCTCCGAGACCGATCCGAACATCGTATTCATCGGCATGGGCGAAGCCGAGATTCGCGGCGACATCCAGCCGGGCGACGGCGTGTACAAGTCGACCGATGCCGGCAAGACGTGGTCGCATATCGGCTTCTCGAATTCCGACGCGATCTCGCACATTCGCATTCATCCGACGAATCCCAACATCGTGTTCGTCTCCGACTTCGGAAAATACGGCGCGAACTCCGACGAGCGCGGGATTTACAAATCGACCGACGGCGGCAAGACGTGGCGGCGCGTGCTGTACAAGGGACCGGAGTCTGGCGGCATCGACGTCGAGATCGATCGGCAGAATCCGAACGTGATGTACGCCGCGCTGTGGGAGGCGTATCGCAAGGAATGGCAGATGTCGAGCGGCGGTCCGGGATCGGGCATGTACAAGTCGACTGACGGCGGCGAGACGTGGACGGACATCACGCGCAATCAAGGCTTGCCCGCGGGCGTCGATGGGAAGATCGGCATCTCGGTGTCGCCCGTCGATCCGAATCGCGTGTTCGCGCTCGTCGAGAACGAGAACGGCGGGTTGTTCCGCTCCGACGACGCCGGCGCGACGTGGACGCTCGTGAACAACGAACGCCGCTTCCGGCAGCGCGCGTTCTACTACACGCACGTCTTCGCCGACACGAAGAACAAGGATCTCGTGTACGTCGAGAACGTCGGCACGTATCGCTCGCGCGACGGTGGAAAGACCTTCGCGCAACAGAACTTCGCCGGCGGCGATTCACACGATTTGTGGATCGATCCGGATGACGATAACCACGTGCTGCATGCGGCGGATCCCGGCGGCGACGTGACGTTCGACGCGCTGGCCGACAATCCAACGTGGAGCGCCAAGACGTATCGCACGGGACAGTTCTATCATGTCGTGGCGACCGCGCACTTGCCGTATTTCGTCTGCGGCTCGCAGCAGGACGCGAGCGAGACCTGCGTCTCGAGCGCGCAACCGGGCGGCGGCCGCGGGTTTGGCGGCGGCCGAGGCAATGCGGCGCCGGAGACGTTCAGTCCGGGCGGCTCCGAGGACGGATACATCGCGCCCGATCCGCGCGACCCGGACATTTTCTATTCCGGAACGAACGCGAACGGTGGCGGCTTTCTCACCAAGCTCAATCGCCGCACCGGCGAAGTGCGTGAGGTCAGTCCCTATCCGCGCATGTTCTCCGGCGAAGAGTCGGCGGTGATCAAGGAGCGCTGGCAGTGGACCTATCCGATCGTCTTCTCGCCCGTCGATAAGAAAACTCTCTACGCCGGCTCGCAGCACGTGTGGAAGACGACGAACGGCGGCGACAGCTGGGAGCGCATCAGCCCCGACCTCACGCGCCACGATCCGAAGACGATGGGACCGTCGGGTGGTCCGATCACGCGCGACATGAACGGCCCCGAAGTGTACGCCGTCGTGTTCTCGATCGCGCCGTCGAAGCGCACGACCAACGTCATCTGGGCGGGCTCGGACGACGGCATCATCAGCGTCACGAAGGACGGCGGGAAGAGCTGGAGCAACGTCACGCCGAAAGACATGCCCGACTTCGGGCGCGTGAGTCAGATCGACGCATCCGCCTTCGACTCGGCGACGGCGTACGTAGCGGTCAAACGCTTCCTGCTCGACGACAAGGCGCCGTACGTCTATCGCACGCACGACATGGGCAGGACGTGGACGAAGATCGTCACCGGCATTCGCGGCGACGATTTCGTTCACGCGGTCCGTGAGGATCCGACGCGCAAGGGCCTGTTGTACGCGGGCACGCAGCACGGCATCTACGTCTCGTACGACGACGGCGATCACTGGGAGTCGCTCAACTTGAACCTCGCCGACATTCCCGTGTGGGACCTCATCGTCGTGGATCACGACCTGGCGATCGCCACGCACGGGCGTGGATTCTACATCCTGGACAACATCCAGCCGCTGCGGCAGTACAACGCCGCGGCAATGGCGAGCGCCGATCCGGTGCTGTTCAAGCCGGCCGATGCCATCCGCTCGCAGCCGGCGACGATTCAGTATGTGCTCAAGCAGCAAGCCCAGGCCGTTCGATTAGAGATCCTTGATAGCAAGGGCCAGGTCATTCGCTCGTACCCCGACACGGCGAACGCGGCGAACGCGGCGAACGCCGCCGGCCGCGGCGGACGCGGCGCGGCGCCGGCGGACTCCGAAGCACCTGCGGGACGCGGAGGACGGGGTGGTCGCGGTGGGTTCGGCAACGTGAATCCCGGACGCAATGCCGGGTTGAACTCGTTCGCGTGGGATCTGCGCTACGCGCCCGCGACGACGTTCCCGAACATGATCCTGTGGGGCGGATCGACGAACGGACCATTCGCGCCGCCCGGGAAATACACGGTGCGCCTGACCGCCGACAACAAGACGATCACGCAGCCGCTCGTCGTGAAGCGCAATCCGATGCACGAAGCGACCGACGCGGATCTGCAAGCGCAGTTCGCGCTCGCGATTCAACTCCGCGACAAGGTCAGCGAGGCGAACAAGGCGGTCCTCGAGATTCGCGACGTGCAGCGACAGGTCACCGACCGACTCGCGAAATCGCAGGACGCAAAGCTCAAGTCGGCGGGGGACAAGCTGACGAAGGACGCAACCGCGGTCGAGGGCGATATCTACCAGGTGCGGAATCAGAGTGGACAGGATCCGCTCAACTTCCCCATCAAGGTCAACAACCGTCTCGCCTCGCTGCTTGGCGTCGTCAGCAACACCGACGCGAAGCCGATCGCGAGTGCATACCCAATCTTTAACGATCTCAAAGCGGAGCTGAAGGTGCAGACCGACCGGCTGCAGCAGGTGATGCGAACGGACCTGCCGGCGTTCAACGTCGAGGCCAAGCGACTGGGGCTGGAGCCGATCGTCGTCTCGAAGCCGGTGGTGTTCTAA